A single genomic interval of Lathyrus oleraceus cultivar Zhongwan6 chromosome 7, CAAS_Psat_ZW6_1.0, whole genome shotgun sequence harbors:
- the LOC127100652 gene encoding embryogenesis-associated protein EMB8, which produces MPNKRISVLSTSGMGVAKARSLVGPTQFPLVSSSYKNAVIKSFHSSVNVRMSAEHPSLEIMGGARDRFLPFLTQVSRPYKPFPLLAWNCHVETIFAAFFRATPDVKLRRECLRTEDGGSVALDWVSGDDRRLPPHAPLVILLPGLTGGSEDSYVRHMLVRAASKGWRVVVFNSRGCGDSPVTTPQFYSASFLGDMRQVVSHVSARYPKANLYAVGWSLGANILVRYLGQESHNSPLSGAVSLCNPFNLVLSDQDFRKGFNKIYDKALSKALRHIFRKHALLFQDIGGQYNIPLVANAKSVREFDEGLTRVSFGFNSVDEYYFNSSSSDSIKHVQTPLLCIQAANDPIAPSRGIPRGDIKENPNCLLVVTSKGGHLGWVAGDEAPLGAPWTDHLVIDFLQYLETEAAKAPQTGSNPGDNKQTLHHLQV; this is translated from the exons ATGCCTAACAAAAGAATATCCGTATTGAGTACTAGTGGAATGGGTGTAGCAAAAGCAAGGTCGTTGGTGGGACCCACACAGTTTCCTCTTGTTTCCTCTTCATACAAGAATGCAGTAATCAAATCCTTTCACTCCTCCGTCAACGTCAGAATGTCCGCCGAGCATCCGTCGCTAGAAATAATGGGAGGCGCACGTGACCGTTTCCTCCCATTTCTGACTCAAGTCAGTCGACCATACAAACCTTTCCCCTTGCTCGCTTGGAACTGCCACGTCGAAACCATCTTCGCCGCGTTTTTCCGAGCAACCCCAGACGTGAAGCTCCGGCGTGAGTGCCTGAGAACTGAAGATGGCGGATCCGTCGCTCTCGATTGGGTTTCTGGTGACGACCGACGCTTGCCTCCTCACGCTCCACTTGTCATTTTGCTA CCAGGCTTAACTGGAGGTAGTGAGGATTCTTATGTTAGACACATGTTAGTTAGAGCTGCAAGTAAAGGCTGGCGTGTTGTTGTCTTCAATAGTCGTGGATGTGGAGATAGTCCCGTCACTACTCCTCAG TTCTATTCAGCTTCCTTTTTAGGAGATATGCGCCAAGTTGTTTCCCATGTCTCTGCAAGATACCCCAAGGCTAATTTATATGCAGTTGGTTGGTCACTTGGTGCAAATATTCTTGTCCGTTACTTGGGTCAGGAATCACACAATTCTCCTCTTTCTGGCGCTGTATCTTTGTGCAATCCATTCAATTTGGTTCTCTCAGATCAAGACTTTCGAAAGGGCTTTAACAAAATCTATGACAAGGCTCTTTCTAAGGCTCTCCGCCACATTTTTCGCAAACATGCTTTACTCTTTCAAGATATTGGTGGCCAATATAACATTCCACTAGTCGCCAATGCTAAGTCTGTTAGGGAATTTGATGAGGGACTCACCCGTG TTTCTTTTGGATTCAACTCTGTCGATGAATACTACTTTAATTCAAGCAGTTCAGATTCCATTAAACATGTTCAAACACCTTTGCTCTGCATCCAG GCAGCCAATGATCCCATTGCTCCTTCTAGGGGAATTCCTCGTGGAGATATCAAG GAAAATCCAAACTGCTTGTTAGTAGTGACATCTAAAGGGGGTCACTTGGGATGGGTTGCTGGCGATGAAGCTCCACTTGGAGCCCCTTGGACTGATCATTTGGTAATTGATTTCCTTCAATATCTGGAGACAGAAGCAGCCAAAGCCCCACAAACTGGTAGCAATCCTGGAGATAATAAACAGACTTTGCATCACCTTCAAGTGTAG